In the Borrelia turicatae 91E135 genome, one interval contains:
- a CDS encoding DUF4340 domain-containing protein yields the protein MENKKMLLGMKENIKIVIIVILISSFLLGIIFSNQNQVARLLEEKFFAVDFNQTAKIETELDGIITKSGKGWELQYNDIKLPTDDKKVNSMIQDLEKLQKNQLVSRDPKKHKELGIKENPDFKFFDDKNNLLTEIFIGNSDEGDSRLSYIKSSDSNVYLTNNIFLSYKGNSYNTFANTKLFDEQNTKIERLSLKVLNKPKKTEEDTIHNDYNISIQDGLYFFNKEVLRKEKLLQMIQEFTTDGLEIDKTKINDYDLQYNIEIQWNNKGVNNIDVYFNKDEKNKDILLKKDNDVYYHITNKWTFFDIFNLEKKIKIKDNDPNEANLKDNNEHHDPHH from the coding sequence ATGGAAAATAAAAAAATGTTGCTAGGAATGAAAGAAAACATAAAAATAGTAATAATTGTAATATTAATATCCTCATTTTTGTTAGGAATAATATTCTCCAATCAAAATCAAGTTGCAAGGCTTCTAGAAGAAAAGTTTTTTGCAGTCGATTTCAATCAAACTGCAAAAATCGAGACAGAACTTGACGGAATAATTACAAAATCGGGAAAAGGTTGGGAACTTCAATATAACGACATAAAACTTCCAACTGATGACAAAAAAGTCAACTCTATGATCCAAGATCTAGAAAAACTTCAAAAAAATCAACTTGTAAGTAGAGATCCAAAAAAACATAAAGAACTAGGAATAAAAGAAAATCCAGATTTTAAATTCTTCGACGATAAAAATAATTTGCTAACAGAAATATTTATTGGAAATTCAGACGAAGGGGATTCAAGATTATCTTACATAAAAAGCAGTGATTCAAACGTATATTTAACAAACAATATCTTCTTATCTTACAAAGGCAACTCTTACAATACATTCGCAAATACTAAACTTTTTGATGAACAAAACACAAAAATAGAACGTTTATCTCTTAAAGTATTAAATAAGCCAAAAAAAACTGAAGAAGATACAATACACAATGATTATAATATATCTATTCAAGACGGTCTTTACTTTTTCAATAAAGAAGTATTACGCAAAGAAAAGCTCTTACAAATGATCCAAGAATTCACAACAGATGGTCTTGAAATAGATAAAACCAAAATTAACGACTATGATCTCCAATATAATATTGAAATACAATGGAATAACAAAGGTGTTAATAATATTGATGTTTATTTCAATAAAGATGAAAAAAACAAAGACATCCTACTAAAAAAAGATAATGATGTATATTACCATATCACTAACAAGTGGACTTTCTTCGACATATTCAACTTAGAGAAAAAGATAAAAATCAAAGATAATGATCCTAATGAAGCTAATCTAAAAGATAACAACGAGCATCATGATCCCCATCATTAA
- a CDS encoding ribonuclease Z, which translates to MNFNINILGTGGTRPLHNRYLTSVLIEYHGESFLFDCGEATQMSLRKQKISWQKIKMICITHLHADHITGLLGIVMLMAQSGNTRKEPLTIIGPIGIKKYLETNIELLRVHKNYDIIYKEIIINKTESILYEDKKKRIEYIKLKHSIDCVGYLFIEKNKPGKFDTQKAESLNIPKGPIRKKLQEGHEVILNEKKILPSDILGEPQKGLKFAYITDTAYSEELSTHIKNFNLVIIESTFKNELKEEAKKKLHLTAKLAAKITKKAKVHQTGLIHFSERYTLNKDLFELLDEAKQEYPNGEIFLTKDGMRLKANKDKFIIK; encoded by the coding sequence TTGAACTTTAATATCAATATTCTTGGCACAGGAGGAACAAGACCACTACACAATAGATACTTAACTTCTGTTTTAATAGAATACCATGGAGAAAGCTTTCTCTTTGACTGCGGAGAAGCTACTCAAATGTCTCTTAGAAAACAAAAAATATCATGGCAAAAAATAAAAATGATTTGTATTACACATTTACATGCCGATCACATCACAGGTTTACTTGGAATAGTAATGTTGATGGCACAAAGTGGCAATACAAGGAAAGAACCTTTAACCATCATTGGACCTATTGGCATCAAAAAATATCTAGAAACAAATATAGAACTTTTACGAGTACATAAAAATTATGACATAATATACAAAGAAATAATAATCAATAAAACAGAATCAATTTTATATGAAGATAAAAAGAAAAGAATAGAATATATAAAACTTAAACATTCAATAGACTGTGTCGGATATCTATTTATAGAAAAAAATAAGCCTGGAAAATTTGATACCCAAAAGGCAGAAAGTTTAAACATACCAAAAGGACCTATTAGAAAAAAATTACAGGAAGGACATGAAGTAATACTTAATGAAAAAAAAATATTACCTTCTGACATACTAGGAGAGCCTCAAAAAGGCCTAAAATTTGCATATATTACAGACACGGCTTACTCTGAAGAACTAAGCACACATATCAAAAACTTCAATCTAGTAATTATTGAGAGTACATTCAAAAACGAATTAAAAGAGGAGGCTAAAAAAAAATTACACTTAACAGCAAAATTAGCAGCAAAAATTACAAAAAAAGCAAAGGTACATCAAACAGGACTGATCCATTTTAGTGAAAGATATACACTAAATAAAGATCTATTCGAGTTACTAGACGAAGCAAAACAAGAATATCCAAATGGAGAGATATTTTTAACAAAAGATGGAATGAGACTTAAAGCAAATAAAGATAAATTTATTATAAAATAA
- a CDS encoding ABC transporter permease produces MKIDLRQSLALSKKELKVLFGTLTAYVVMLFFLIFVNFSFIFLSGFFIKDNASLMSYFSSMPIILMLVLPALSMGVFSEEHKTGSIELLYALPISPQEIVLGKFITLKIFTLILFALTLPLTIMTIFMGEFDLGIIFLQYLGIILYSYSVLSMGVFISSITRSQIVSYILSVFILIIIVFSGKLVMIFGKDNIFGQILNFISITNHFSYFNMGILNLSDFIYFIIFSVTFLMLSSYSIRLKKWR; encoded by the coding sequence ATGAAAATAGATCTAAGACAATCCCTAGCTTTGTCAAAAAAAGAATTAAAAGTTTTATTTGGCACACTAACTGCATATGTTGTAATGTTATTTTTCCTAATATTTGTAAATTTTTCTTTTATTTTCTTATCAGGATTTTTTATTAAAGACAATGCATCATTAATGTCTTATTTCTCATCAATGCCTATCATTTTAATGTTAGTGCTTCCAGCTCTTAGTATGGGGGTATTCTCAGAAGAGCATAAAACAGGAAGCATTGAATTACTTTATGCACTACCAATCAGTCCACAAGAGATAGTACTTGGCAAATTTATCACACTTAAGATATTCACATTAATACTTTTTGCTCTCACACTACCACTAACAATAATGACAATTTTTATGGGCGAATTTGACCTTGGTATAATATTTCTTCAATATTTAGGAATAATCCTTTATTCTTACTCAGTGCTTAGCATGGGGGTATTTATATCATCTATTACTAGAAGTCAAATAGTATCTTACATACTAAGTGTATTTATCTTAATCATAATAGTCTTTTCAGGAAAGTTAGTAATGATATTTGGAAAAGACAATATATTTGGACAAATACTCAACTTTATCTCAATTACTAATCATTTTAGTTACTTTAATATGGGAATATTAAACTTATCAGACTTTATCTACTTCATTATATTTTCAGTTACATTTTTGATGTTAAGTTCATATAGCATAAGATTAAAAAAATGGAGATAA
- a CDS encoding ABC transporter permease subunit yields MLLNAIISTFFCISLLNIFSNNNNSNIPFIQKNIFKDYLEYIGILKSIESYKLIYDFDPNIPLSKDHFVKHIVNNLYIVYETKYKGIIWGTPHNSPLTNGKSPISTIFSKMKNTLKISIPGIVLSYVISIFFIIIWTLFIKNKILNNILEYIMLFLHSLPRNLTVILIVSLLYYLKVNPKNLIIGGFAWFFSFFIFNAVIFKQSLDKNLSEFYIISAKSRGIKIFKIITVHALIPSLVPLITNLRPTLATAFFGSSFIEIMFGIDGIGALTINAIKNNDYIVYRDLLFVGVFIMLIPNLITDIVTYNINPYKDVLE; encoded by the coding sequence ATGTTGCTTAATGCTATTATATCAACATTTTTTTGCATATCACTGCTAAACATATTTTCGAATAATAATAATTCAAACATCCCATTTATACAAAAGAACATATTTAAAGATTATTTGGAATACATTGGAATACTTAAGAGCATCGAAAGCTATAAATTAATATACGACTTTGACCCAAATATTCCCCTAAGCAAAGATCATTTTGTTAAACATATTGTAAATAACTTATACATAGTTTATGAAACAAAGTATAAAGGAATAATATGGGGAACACCTCACAATTCCCCTCTTACAAACGGTAAATCGCCAATAAGCACAATTTTTAGCAAAATGAAAAACACATTAAAAATATCAATACCAGGTATCGTGCTGTCTTATGTTATATCCATTTTTTTTATTATCATTTGGACTTTATTTATAAAAAATAAAATTTTAAATAATATTTTAGAATATATAATGTTATTCTTGCATTCACTACCAAGAAATCTGACTGTAATATTAATCGTTTCTCTACTCTACTATCTAAAAGTAAATCCAAAAAATTTAATAATAGGTGGATTTGCATGGTTTTTTTCATTTTTCATATTTAATGCTGTCATTTTTAAACAATCCCTAGACAAAAATTTATCCGAATTTTATATAATATCTGCAAAATCAAGGGGAATAAAAATTTTTAAAATAATAACAGTCCATGCATTAATTCCCTCTTTAGTTCCATTAATTACCAATCTTAGACCTACTCTCGCAACAGCTTTCTTTGGTTCATCTTTCATTGAAATAATGTTTGGAATTGATGGAATTGGGGCTCTAACAATTAATGCAATAAAAAATAATGATTATATTGTCTACAGAGATTTGCTATTCGTTGGTGTATTTATTATGCTCATACCAAATTTAATAACAGATATTGTAACATATAATATTAATCCTTATAAGGACGTATTAGAATAA
- a CDS encoding NAD(P)/FAD-dependent oxidoreductase, with the protein MEYEFAVIGGGIAGSTLTYEILQRKKSVILFDNGAEKATTVAGGLINPIMGRKMNIAWREPEIFTFAIQYYKEMEKNINCDFLKENPIFRPFTTKTQKDELISKIKSDENIKDFIMEIKNGKIHDFSNDNDGGILIKGAIMNTNLYIQTLKKYFIKYNAYIEAEINEDEIKTNDKSFIINEFKFKKLILTRGYKEKIARLFSYLPFKLAKGEILIIEMQGLNLKEIYNRHVSLIPLQDNKFYLGGTYEWKTLDTSTNEWAKKELINKLKKITNLNYKVIQHKAHIRPSTLDREPFLGEHPKYKNIFILNGFGTRGISMAAYLSKKILDYIENKSNLPTHYDIKRYENLYNSLK; encoded by the coding sequence ATGGAATATGAATTTGCAGTCATTGGTGGTGGCATTGCTGGGAGTACTCTAACTTATGAAATACTTCAAAGAAAAAAAAGTGTGATTCTCTTTGACAATGGAGCTGAGAAAGCAACAACCGTAGCAGGAGGGCTTATTAACCCTATTATGGGAAGAAAAATGAACATTGCTTGGAGAGAACCTGAAATTTTCACATTTGCGATTCAATACTACAAAGAAATGGAAAAAAATATTAACTGTGATTTCTTAAAAGAAAATCCCATTTTTAGACCATTTACCACAAAAACACAAAAAGACGAACTGATTTCAAAAATCAAAAGTGATGAGAATATAAAAGACTTCATCATGGAAATAAAAAATGGAAAAATACACGATTTTTCCAATGACAATGATGGGGGCATACTAATAAAGGGTGCAATAATGAACACAAATTTATATATACAAACCCTTAAAAAGTACTTTATAAAGTATAACGCATACATAGAAGCAGAAATCAATGAAGATGAAATTAAAACAAATGACAAATCTTTTATAATCAATGAATTTAAATTCAAAAAATTAATATTGACAAGAGGATACAAAGAAAAAATTGCAAGGCTTTTTTCATATCTTCCATTTAAACTAGCAAAAGGAGAAATACTTATAATAGAAATGCAAGGATTAAATCTTAAAGAAATTTATAATAGGCATGTATCCTTAATACCTCTACAAGATAACAAGTTTTACCTTGGCGGAACTTACGAATGGAAAACGTTAGATACAAGCACAAATGAATGGGCAAAAAAAGAATTAATAAACAAGCTTAAAAAGATTACAAACCTAAATTACAAAGTAATACAACACAAAGCGCACATTAGACCCTCTACACTTGACCGAGAACCCTTTCTTGGTGAACATCCAAAATACAAAAACATATTTATATTAAATGGATTTGGAACAAGGGGAATATCAATGGCAGCATATTTATCTAAAAAGATTTTAGATTATATTGAAAACAAGTCTAATCTTCCAACTCATTATGATATTAAAAGATATGAAAATTTATATAATTCCTTAAAATAG
- a CDS encoding ABC transporter ATP-binding protein translates to MINAKNITKTYGSFTALFNVSFKVNEGEVLGILGPNGAGKSTLIKILTSFHYPNKGNVKIFGKDITENSKEILQNVGYIPEKLALYPELSVKEYLNFISEIKGVKNPKKEIDKAIGIFKLEGVQNKLISALSKGFKQRVGIAGAIINNPKLVILDEPTNGLDPNQIIEFKEFLKELTKTSTILFSSHILSEVESICKRIIIINNGEIIADDTKENIVKNRLKETELDLIIYKDSGTTKEHFSNNDIFTSIKVKEYETEINVSLRLAPDKTEKELFNYVVSKGMIIKAMIPKHESLEKIFSKLTKEKKQ, encoded by the coding sequence ATGATAAATGCAAAGAATATCACTAAAACATATGGCTCATTTACAGCTCTCTTTAATGTTAGCTTCAAAGTTAACGAAGGAGAGGTTCTTGGAATACTTGGTCCAAATGGAGCAGGAAAATCGACATTAATCAAAATTCTAACATCATTTCATTATCCAAATAAGGGCAATGTAAAAATCTTTGGAAAAGATATTACAGAAAATTCAAAAGAAATATTGCAAAATGTAGGTTACATACCTGAAAAACTGGCTCTTTATCCCGAATTATCTGTTAAAGAGTATTTAAATTTTATATCAGAAATTAAAGGTGTTAAAAATCCAAAAAAAGAAATAGATAAGGCAATAGGTATTTTTAAGCTTGAAGGTGTCCAAAACAAACTAATATCTGCACTATCAAAAGGATTTAAGCAAAGAGTAGGCATAGCTGGTGCTATAATCAATAATCCCAAACTTGTAATACTTGATGAACCTACAAATGGGCTTGATCCAAACCAAATTATAGAATTTAAAGAATTTTTAAAAGAGCTTACAAAAACTAGTACAATACTGTTTTCCTCTCACATTTTAAGCGAAGTTGAATCAATTTGTAAAAGAATAATTATTATTAATAATGGAGAAATTATTGCTGATGATACTAAGGAAAATATAGTTAAAAACAGACTTAAAGAAACTGAGCTAGATCTAATTATTTATAAAGATTCTGGAACAACAAAAGAACATTTCAGTAATAATGACATATTTACCTCAATTAAAGTAAAAGAGTATGAGACAGAAATAAATGTTTCATTAAGACTTGCACCTGATAAAACTGAAAAAGAACTTTTTAATTATGTTGTAAGTAAAGGAATGATAATAAAAGCAATGATTCCAAAACATGAAAGTTTAGAAAAAATATTTAGTAAACTAACAAAGGAGAAAAAACAATGA
- a CDS encoding septum formation initiator family protein, giving the protein MSLTKKIMLSIYTGVISYFMITPIFGETGIINYNKLNSNLILMKNHTEKLKEIQKNLTTKYINLQISKPTILKEASKLGYYPKNSIIIKNLDEDENYYQGNFLNIKHTSENKNIGKNFYLISIVISLIFYFLLSYLDKIKFLNKIR; this is encoded by the coding sequence ATGTCTTTAACAAAAAAAATTATGCTATCTATTTATACAGGAGTAATAAGTTATTTCATGATTACACCAATCTTTGGAGAAACAGGGATTATTAATTACAACAAATTAAATAGTAATCTAATTTTAATGAAAAACCATACTGAAAAATTAAAAGAAATACAAAAAAACTTAACAACAAAGTATATTAACTTGCAAATATCTAAACCAACAATTCTAAAAGAAGCTAGTAAATTAGGATATTATCCCAAAAATTCCATAATCATAAAGAATCTTGATGAAGATGAAAATTACTATCAAGGCAATTTCTTAAATATCAAACACACATCAGAAAACAAAAACATAGGCAAAAATTTTTACTTAATATCAATAGTAATTTCACTGATATTTTACTTTTTATTAAGTTATCTAGACAAAATAAAATTCTTAAATAAAATAAGATAA
- a CDS encoding Gldg family protein, translated as MKNKHKEILNLTLNLTIIFLLFCNISIFIFKIDFTKNRAFTISKVTKDLISNANENIYITYYNSASLGNYFAFPEQIKNFLTSFADSSSGKVIYREIDADKLTTPLEQIGIPSQQIDLREINQLSILKIYSGIEIIYEGKREVLPIVTEISNLEYDLASSLDKLINNTKKVLGLMFGDAKLKATHKNFIEIMQKAFKTEVKEINPNNEALKDINGLFIIGSKEINGETLRKIDEFIVNNGRVLLTTSKIDYNPQSPYTTTSIKSELFNLIESYGIKYNDNIILDKRAPSLFLGGNFQTYYPWILIDKSNIIDPGNPLLKNFYDAIIPWSNSIDLIEAKDNSDIKYLPLFTSSKESWQVNDEEVASIAMHSFNVPKTFNKEDKQKILGYSIEGQIKSFYKDKKSENSKIILLGSSMIFSDYMYNGSPSNFELAGRISDYLMQKEAFFSIKSREVRSKLKFINSSKEMLNAKFSLIIINLIILPIAIIIFGLIRFTKKRRIN; from the coding sequence ATGAAAAATAAACATAAAGAGATTCTAAATTTAACTTTAAATCTTACAATAATATTTTTGCTCTTTTGCAACATATCTATTTTTATTTTTAAAATAGATTTTACTAAAAACAGAGCTTTTACAATTTCTAAAGTTACAAAAGATTTGATTTCAAATGCAAATGAAAACATATATATTACTTACTATAATTCTGCAAGTCTCGGAAATTATTTTGCATTTCCAGAACAAATAAAAAACTTTCTAACAAGCTTTGCCGATTCTTCAAGCGGAAAAGTAATTTATAGAGAAATAGATGCAGACAAATTAACCACTCCTTTAGAACAAATTGGAATTCCATCCCAACAAATCGATCTAAGAGAAATCAATCAACTTTCAATACTCAAAATATATTCAGGAATTGAAATAATTTATGAAGGCAAACGTGAGGTACTCCCAATAGTAACAGAAATTAGCAACTTAGAATATGATCTTGCAAGCAGCCTGGATAAGCTAATAAATAATACAAAAAAAGTATTAGGACTTATGTTTGGAGATGCCAAATTAAAAGCAACACACAAAAATTTCATAGAAATAATGCAGAAAGCTTTCAAAACCGAAGTTAAAGAAATAAACCCCAATAATGAAGCACTAAAAGACATAAATGGATTATTTATAATTGGCTCTAAAGAAATAAATGGGGAAACCTTGAGAAAGATTGACGAATTTATTGTCAATAACGGAAGAGTTTTACTTACTACAAGTAAGATTGATTATAATCCTCAAAGCCCATATACCACAACTTCAATCAAATCCGAACTTTTTAATCTAATTGAAAGCTACGGCATCAAATATAATGATAATATTATACTTGATAAAAGAGCACCAAGTCTTTTTTTAGGGGGCAATTTTCAAACTTACTACCCATGGATCTTGATTGATAAAAGTAATATCATAGATCCCGGTAATCCCTTACTTAAAAATTTCTATGATGCCATAATTCCTTGGAGTAATTCAATAGATCTGATAGAAGCTAAAGACAATAGCGATATAAAATATTTACCCCTATTTACAAGCTCTAAAGAATCTTGGCAAGTTAATGATGAAGAAGTTGCAAGCATAGCTATGCATTCATTTAACGTTCCAAAAACCTTTAACAAAGAAGATAAGCAAAAAATTCTTGGATATTCGATTGAAGGACAAATTAAAAGTTTCTATAAAGATAAAAAATCTGAAAATTCAAAAATAATTTTATTAGGTTCAAGCATGATATTTAGTGATTATATGTATAATGGTTCGCCCTCAAACTTTGAACTTGCCGGAAGAATTTCTGATTACTTGATGCAAAAGGAAGCATTTTTTAGCATTAAATCAAGAGAAGTACGTTCAAAACTAAAATTTATAAATTCATCAAAAGAAATGTTAAATGCAAAATTTTCATTAATAATCATAAATTTAATTATATTGCCTATAGCAATAATAATATTTGGACTTATTAGATTTACCAAAAAAAGAAGAATCAACTAA
- a CDS encoding ABC transporter permease subunit: MYKFKKLYVIALGIFISFLMITPKLINEGSKFAIYKKDPNKTYIQTINKLPQTPTASHPLGTDKMGRDILARLILATRNSILLAFSYAAISAIIGIFIGIIIGNLKFKTCLIISKPIEALQTIPFSYILMLIFYYFAKQKNYNILEVSFTLALIHGWIKFSFITRNNTLLIKNLDYVHASKIMGANQFRIIIHHIFPEVLASISSIIPLQISKSLTTFEVINFLQHKDKSSYPSLGELLGYIEMGREYFWIWAKPLIILLIINIILTSISLKLKKHMKYFISS, encoded by the coding sequence ATGTATAAATTCAAAAAACTATATGTTATAGCATTAGGAATCTTCATCTCATTTTTAATGATAACTCCTAAGTTAATTAATGAGGGTTCAAAATTTGCAATATACAAAAAAGATCCAAATAAAACATACATTCAGACAATAAACAAACTACCTCAAACACCAACAGCCTCACATCCTCTAGGAACGGATAAAATGGGCAGAGATATATTGGCAAGACTAATACTTGCCACTAGAAACTCTATTTTACTTGCTTTTAGTTATGCAGCAATTTCTGCAATAATTGGAATTTTTATAGGAATAATAATAGGAAACTTAAAATTTAAAACTTGTTTGATAATTTCAAAACCAATAGAAGCACTACAAACAATACCATTTTCTTACATATTAATGCTAATTTTTTACTACTTTGCAAAACAAAAAAATTATAACATATTGGAAGTTTCATTTACTTTAGCCTTAATACACGGATGGATCAAATTTTCATTCATAACAAGAAATAACACACTACTAATTAAAAACCTTGATTATGTGCATGCAAGCAAGATTATGGGTGCAAATCAATTTAGAATAATCATACATCACATATTTCCAGAAGTTTTAGCATCAATATCATCAATAATTCCCCTACAAATCTCAAAAAGTCTAACTACCTTTGAAGTAATAAATTTTTTACAACACAAAGATAAAAGCTCCTATCCAAGCCTTGGGGAACTTTTAGGATATATAGAAATGGGAAGGGAATACTTTTGGATATGGGCAAAACCCCTAATCATATTACTCATCATTAACATTATACTAACATCAATAAGTTTAAAACTTAAAAAACATATGAAATATTTTATTTCATCATAA